A stretch of the Sphingobacterium thalpophilum genome encodes the following:
- a CDS encoding TonB-dependent receptor, with product MIKILICSALATVFGQYAVAQHNLTIKVVDKNNQKPLHNASIVIDGQTALTGNSDQQGLVKWYNIKNGEYAVRVSFVGYETLQKRLTIDRDLEMTIQLDPRTIRTEEVLVVSTRARKNAPTTFKNISKEDISRNNFGQDIPYLLNQTPSVQVNSDAGAGIGYTSMTIRGSDNQRINVTLNGIPLNDAESMGSFFVNLPDFASSTESIQVQRGIGTSTNGAGSFGASLNIQSNTLVEQPYAELNNSFGSYNSWKNTVRLGTGLINDKFAFNTRLSRISSDGYIERGASDLQSFYLDGGYYGKKHTLKGIVFWGKEKTYQAWNGVPEPLITGDRSRMDDYAANGLGVSGAEKDRFMNAGRNYNVYTYKNQTDNYTQKHHQLHYSNILNDKLTLNTALHYTRGYGYYEEFRQSDSLNHYGLTDVNIGNEKIETTDLVRRRWLDNYFYGATYALNYKPNDHLEIIWGGAYNQYKGKHYGEVIWAQYASTGFLDDKYYFGKSQKNDFSNFLKLDYKSDKWILMADVQYRNVNYKMYGDDDKVKNYDYHPKFNFLNPKAGATFLLNEYSNVYASYAFAQKEPVRKDFIEKNSKLADPTPEKMQDIELGYRFNNTVFNIGLNGYGMFYKDQLIPTGEISDTGAPIRQNVKDSYRIGLEFDGAWNISQQLNWKATASISQNKINDFEEVIGDVKIFYPKTNIALSPNTILSSNFSYSPIERLSFSLLSKYVSRQYLDNSSAKERSISPYFVNNLLTSYSLTAFGIRDISLSLQVNNIFNEKYETSGYTFGGMEGDTRIYYNFYFPQAPTNFMLGLNIKF from the coding sequence ATGATCAAAATTTTGATTTGTAGCGCTTTAGCTACTGTTTTTGGCCAATATGCTGTTGCTCAGCATAATCTGACTATTAAAGTTGTGGACAAAAACAACCAAAAACCGTTACACAACGCGTCTATAGTTATAGATGGACAGACAGCTTTGACTGGCAATTCGGATCAGCAGGGCCTTGTCAAATGGTACAATATCAAGAATGGCGAGTATGCGGTCCGCGTGTCTTTTGTTGGATACGAAACCTTACAGAAGAGACTAACAATTGACCGTGACCTGGAAATGACCATTCAGCTCGATCCAAGAACAATCCGTACCGAAGAAGTGCTTGTGGTTTCTACCCGTGCCAGAAAAAATGCCCCCACAACCTTCAAAAACATCTCAAAAGAAGACATCTCCCGCAACAATTTTGGGCAGGATATTCCATATCTACTAAATCAGACTCCCTCGGTTCAGGTCAACTCTGATGCTGGCGCGGGGATAGGTTATACGAGCATGACCATCCGCGGGTCGGACAACCAACGGATCAACGTCACCTTAAATGGCATCCCTCTCAACGATGCCGAAAGTATGGGTTCCTTCTTTGTCAATCTTCCTGATTTCGCTTCTTCAACAGAGAGCATTCAAGTGCAGCGGGGCATCGGAACCTCGACAAACGGTGCAGGCTCCTTTGGAGCATCTTTAAATATTCAGTCGAATACGCTGGTCGAGCAACCTTACGCTGAATTGAACAACTCGTTTGGATCCTATAACAGCTGGAAGAACACGGTCAGGCTGGGAACAGGACTGATCAACGACAAATTTGCCTTCAACACCAGGCTTTCCAGAATTAGCAGTGACGGATATATCGAGCGGGGCGCTTCTGATCTACAATCCTTTTATCTCGACGGCGGTTATTATGGTAAAAAGCATACTTTAAAAGGCATTGTATTCTGGGGAAAAGAAAAAACCTACCAGGCCTGGAACGGCGTACCCGAACCTTTAATCACTGGAGACAGATCCCGGATGGACGATTATGCGGCGAATGGACTGGGGGTATCCGGAGCTGAAAAAGACCGGTTTATGAATGCCGGGAGGAACTATAACGTCTACACCTATAAAAACCAGACGGACAATTATACTCAAAAGCATCACCAGCTCCATTACAGCAATATACTGAATGATAAGCTCACATTGAATACAGCGCTCCATTACACAAGGGGGTATGGTTATTATGAAGAATTTAGACAATCGGATTCATTAAACCACTATGGATTAACAGATGTAAACATAGGGAACGAAAAAATAGAAACGACAGACCTCGTCAGAAGAAGATGGCTCGACAACTACTTTTACGGTGCTACCTACGCATTGAATTACAAACCCAATGATCACCTGGAAATTATCTGGGGTGGTGCCTACAATCAATATAAAGGCAAGCATTATGGCGAAGTGATATGGGCGCAATACGCGTCGACAGGTTTTCTGGACGATAAATATTATTTCGGAAAATCGCAGAAAAATGACTTTAGCAACTTCCTGAAGCTGGATTATAAATCGGATAAATGGATTTTGATGGCCGACGTCCAATACCGCAATGTCAATTACAAGATGTATGGAGATGATGACAAAGTGAAAAACTATGATTACCATCCAAAATTTAATTTTCTGAATCCGAAAGCTGGTGCAACATTTCTTTTAAATGAGTATTCCAATGTATATGCTTCTTATGCTTTTGCGCAGAAGGAGCCGGTACGGAAGGACTTTATAGAGAAAAACAGTAAGCTGGCCGATCCAACACCCGAAAAAATGCAGGATATCGAACTGGGCTACCGGTTTAACAATACGGTATTCAATATCGGGCTCAACGGATATGGCATGTTCTATAAAGATCAGCTGATACCCACTGGAGAAATCAGTGACACCGGCGCACCGATCCGCCAGAATGTTAAGGATAGCTATAGAATAGGCCTCGAATTCGACGGAGCCTGGAACATCAGTCAACAGCTAAACTGGAAAGCTACCGCCTCCATCAGCCAAAACAAGATAAACGATTTTGAAGAAGTCATTGGTGATGTTAAGATCTTTTATCCGAAAACGAATATTGCTTTATCTCCAAATACCATACTGTCGAGCAATTTTTCCTACAGCCCGATTGAACGGCTGAGCTTTTCCTTGTTATCCAAATATGTGAGCCGCCAATACCTTGATAATTCATCGGCAAAAGAAAGAAGCATCTCCCCCTACTTTGTGAACAACCTGTTGACAAGTTACAGCCTGACTGCCTTTGGCATCCGGGATATCAGCCTCAGTCTCCAGGTCAACAACATATTCAACGAGAAATACGAGACCAGCGGATATACCTTTGGCGGCATGGAAGGCGATACCAGAATATACTATAATTTCTATTTTCCTCAGGCGCCCACCAATTTTATGCTTGGTTTAAATATTAAGTTTTAA
- the dtd gene encoding D-aminoacyl-tRNA deacylase, translated as MRAVIQRVKHASCTVDSQMTGQIQQGLLILLGIEEADTMEDLKWLGQKFVNLRIFEDEHGLMNKSIQDIGGNILLISQFTLFAQTKKGNRPSFIRAAKPNTAKPLYEEMAKLLSQLINQQVQLGVFGADMKINLLNDGPVTIIMDTKDKDNF; from the coding sequence ATGCGCGCAGTCATACAACGAGTAAAACATGCTTCCTGCACTGTCGATAGCCAAATGACGGGACAGATCCAGCAGGGCTTGCTGATTTTATTGGGAATAGAAGAAGCCGACACGATGGAAGACCTAAAATGGTTAGGACAAAAATTTGTTAACCTACGTATCTTTGAAGACGAACATGGACTGATGAACAAATCCATTCAGGATATCGGTGGGAATATTTTGCTGATATCCCAGTTCACCTTGTTTGCCCAGACAAAAAAAGGCAATAGACCTTCTTTTATACGGGCGGCTAAACCGAATACGGCCAAACCGCTTTACGAAGAAATGGCTAAACTGCTATCGCAGTTGATTAATCAACAAGTACAGCTGGGAGTTTTCGGTGCTGACATGAAAATCAATTTACTCAACGATGGCCCAGTCACCATAATTATGGATACAAAGGATAAAGACAATTTTTAA
- a CDS encoding nucleotide pyrophosphohydrolase: MTIKEAQDLIDKWINSTGVRYFNELTNTAILMEEVGEVARIMARQYGEQSFKKSDKDIDLADEMADVLFVLMCLANQTGIDLTEALENNLQKKSIRDADRHRNNEKLK; this comes from the coding sequence ATGACAATCAAAGAAGCTCAGGATCTAATCGATAAATGGATCAATAGCACCGGTGTTCGGTATTTCAACGAATTAACCAATACCGCCATACTCATGGAGGAGGTCGGCGAGGTCGCAAGGATCATGGCACGGCAATATGGCGAGCAGTCATTCAAAAAATCCGACAAAGATATTGACCTGGCCGATGAGATGGCCGATGTACTCTTTGTCCTCATGTGTCTGGCCAACCAAACTGGTATTGACCTCACCGAGGCACTGGAGAACAACCTGCAAAAGAAATCTATCCGGGATGCCGACCGTCACCGGAACAATGAGAAATTAAAATGA
- the ggt gene encoding gamma-glutamyltransferase, protein MKRLFIFSMITALLFTSCSSTRLQSDIRKDKVFTFSRAAVVTAHPLASEVGVMVLKKGGNAVDAAVAVQFALAVVYPNAGNIGGGGFMLYRDHQGRFDALDFRETAPSRAHRDMYLDAQGAVIPELSLYSRLASGVPGSVAGMWEAHQKYGKLAWKDLILPAVTLAKKGFKISKRQADEFEAHKDRFVKLNPTGPAIIKNGVWKAGDLFVQEQLASTLERIANQGRDGFYKGKTADLLVAEMKKGNGLINHQDLAEYKAIWRDPIASTYRGHKVVSMPPPSSGGTSLLALLKSVEQFPLRSWGFQTDSTVRVMVEAERRVYANRAKYLGDPDFINVPIQQLIDSAANAAKLSPFNFHKATPSKDVSADAIPGYESEQTTHFNIVDQEGNAVSITTTLNDSYGSGVIVDGAGFLLNNEMDDFSIKTGVPNMYGLTGEKANEIQPGKRMLSSMTPTILEKDGKLFMVVGTPGGSTIITSVFQTILNVIDFGQNAQSAVSAPRFHHQWLPDRIDVENDAIHSAVREKLTEDGYAIHPRGAIGRVENILILPNGKLQTGADPRGDDTAKGY, encoded by the coding sequence ATGAAAAGACTATTTATTTTTTCGATGATAACAGCCTTGCTGTTTACCTCCTGTTCCAGCACTCGTCTACAGTCTGACATACGTAAAGATAAAGTGTTCACTTTCAGCAGGGCTGCCGTAGTCACGGCCCATCCCTTAGCTTCCGAAGTAGGTGTTATGGTTCTGAAAAAAGGAGGAAATGCCGTAGACGCCGCTGTTGCCGTCCAGTTTGCCCTTGCAGTAGTTTATCCAAACGCTGGAAATATCGGCGGCGGTGGATTCATGCTTTACCGCGATCACCAAGGCAGATTTGATGCGCTGGACTTTCGTGAAACCGCGCCCAGCCGAGCTCATAGGGATATGTACCTGGATGCACAGGGCGCTGTCATTCCGGAACTTAGCCTGTATAGCAGATTGGCATCGGGCGTACCGGGATCAGTTGCCGGAATGTGGGAGGCACACCAAAAATATGGCAAGCTTGCGTGGAAAGACCTTATTCTACCTGCTGTGACGCTTGCAAAGAAAGGCTTTAAGATCAGCAAAAGACAAGCTGACGAATTTGAAGCTCATAAAGATCGCTTTGTCAAGCTCAATCCCACAGGTCCTGCAATAATTAAAAATGGGGTCTGGAAAGCGGGTGATCTATTTGTTCAGGAGCAACTGGCCAGTACATTGGAAAGAATCGCCAATCAGGGTCGGGATGGCTTCTATAAGGGCAAAACCGCAGACCTGCTGGTAGCTGAAATGAAAAAAGGGAATGGCTTGATTAACCATCAGGATCTAGCGGAGTATAAAGCCATCTGGCGTGATCCGATTGCATCGACTTACCGTGGCCATAAAGTGGTTTCAATGCCACCACCATCCAGCGGCGGAACTTCTCTATTGGCCTTATTAAAGTCAGTTGAACAATTTCCATTGCGTAGCTGGGGCTTTCAGACCGATTCCACGGTACGGGTGATGGTAGAAGCCGAACGACGGGTCTATGCCAATCGGGCAAAATATCTAGGGGATCCCGATTTTATCAATGTCCCCATACAGCAACTAATAGATTCCGCTGCAAATGCTGCCAAACTTTCTCCGTTTAACTTTCACAAGGCGACACCTAGCAAAGATGTCAGCGCCGATGCCATCCCAGGCTATGAAAGCGAACAGACCACGCATTTCAATATCGTGGATCAAGAAGGAAATGCAGTCTCCATAACGACGACACTCAACGATTCCTATGGATCCGGAGTCATCGTTGACGGAGCTGGATTCTTGCTGAATAATGAAATGGACGATTTTTCCATTAAAACCGGCGTACCCAACATGTATGGGTTAACGGGAGAAAAGGCGAATGAAATACAGCCGGGAAAAAGGATGCTGAGCTCCATGACGCCAACTATTCTCGAAAAGGATGGCAAACTATTTATGGTCGTCGGCACCCCCGGAGGTTCCACAATTATTACATCTGTTTTCCAGACCATTTTAAATGTCATAGATTTTGGCCAAAATGCACAATCAGCTGTAAGTGCACCGCGATTTCATCATCAATGGCTGCCAGACCGTATCGATGTAGAAAACGATGCCATCCATTCAGCAGTCCGTGAAAAGTTGACAGAAGATGGTTATGCCATCCATCCCAGAGGCGCAATAGGCCGCGTTGAAAACATCCTTATTCTCCCGAATGGCAAACTGCAAACGGGCGCAGATCCGAGGGGTGATGACACGGCAAAGGGATACTGA
- the groL gene encoding chaperonin GroEL (60 kDa chaperone family; promotes refolding of misfolded polypeptides especially under stressful conditions; forms two stacked rings of heptamers to form a barrel-shaped 14mer; ends can be capped by GroES; misfolded proteins enter the barrel where they are refolded when GroES binds), giving the protein MAKQVKYNVEAREALKKGVDTLANAVKVTLGPKGRNVIIEKKFGAPVITKDGVSVAKEIELKDALENMGAQMVKEVASKTADQAGDGTTTATVLAQAIVAPGIKSVAAGANPMDLKRGIDKAVATVVANLKSQSQEVGQDNNKIKQVATISANNDEVIGSLIAEAMQKVGNDGVITVEEAKGTETEVKTVEGMQFDRGYLSPYFVTNSDKMEAELDNPYILIYDKKISNMKELLPILEKQVQTGKPLLIIAEDLDGEALATLVVNKIRGSLKVAAVKAPGFGDRRKAMLEDIAILTGGTVISEERGFKLENAELSYLGQAEKVQVDKDNTTIINGSGNVEDIKARVAQIRSQIETTTSDYDREKLQERLAKLSGGVAVLYVGATTEVEMKEKKDRVDDALHATRAAVEEGIVAGGGVAFIRATDALADLKGENEDEQIGIDIIKRAIEEPLRQICNNAGIEGAVIVQKVKEGTADFGYNARADRYENLISAGVIDPTKVSRVALENAASVASMLLTTECVLADEAEENPVGAGAPPMGGGMGGMM; this is encoded by the coding sequence ATGGCAAAACAAGTAAAATATAATGTTGAGGCTCGTGAGGCCCTAAAGAAAGGTGTAGACACTTTAGCAAATGCGGTTAAAGTAACATTGGGTCCTAAAGGACGTAACGTAATCATCGAGAAAAAATTTGGTGCTCCAGTGATTACTAAAGATGGTGTTTCGGTTGCGAAAGAAATCGAATTAAAAGACGCTTTGGAGAATATGGGTGCTCAAATGGTCAAAGAAGTAGCTTCCAAAACAGCAGATCAGGCTGGTGATGGTACAACAACCGCTACTGTATTGGCACAAGCTATTGTTGCACCAGGTATCAAATCTGTGGCTGCAGGAGCAAATCCAATGGATCTAAAACGTGGTATCGACAAAGCTGTGGCTACTGTGGTGGCTAACCTTAAATCACAGTCACAAGAAGTTGGTCAGGATAACAACAAGATCAAACAAGTGGCTACCATCTCCGCAAACAACGACGAAGTAATCGGTTCGTTAATTGCAGAAGCTATGCAAAAAGTGGGTAATGACGGAGTTATCACGGTTGAGGAAGCAAAAGGTACTGAGACAGAAGTGAAAACTGTGGAAGGTATGCAGTTTGACCGCGGATATTTGTCGCCATATTTCGTTACAAATTCAGACAAAATGGAAGCGGAATTGGATAACCCTTACATTTTGATCTACGACAAGAAAATCAGCAACATGAAAGAGTTGTTGCCAATTTTGGAAAAACAAGTTCAAACTGGTAAGCCATTGTTGATCATCGCTGAAGATTTAGACGGTGAAGCTCTTGCTACATTGGTTGTGAACAAAATCCGTGGATCATTGAAAGTTGCTGCTGTAAAAGCGCCAGGTTTCGGTGACCGTCGTAAAGCCATGTTGGAAGATATCGCTATCTTAACCGGTGGTACAGTAATCTCGGAAGAAAGAGGTTTCAAACTAGAAAATGCAGAATTGTCTTACTTGGGTCAAGCAGAAAAAGTGCAAGTGGACAAAGACAATACTACAATTATCAACGGTTCTGGTAATGTAGAAGACATCAAAGCACGTGTTGCTCAGATCCGTTCTCAAATCGAAACGACTACATCTGATTACGATCGCGAGAAATTACAGGAGCGTTTGGCAAAATTGTCAGGTGGTGTAGCCGTATTATATGTAGGTGCAACTACTGAAGTTGAGATGAAAGAGAAAAAAGACCGCGTAGATGATGCTTTGCATGCTACTCGCGCAGCTGTGGAAGAAGGTATCGTTGCTGGTGGTGGTGTTGCTTTCATCCGTGCTACCGATGCTTTAGCTGATCTTAAAGGTGAAAATGAAGATGAGCAAATCGGTATCGATATCATCAAACGTGCTATTGAAGAGCCATTGCGTCAGATCTGCAACAACGCAGGTATCGAAGGTGCCGTTATTGTTCAGAAAGTAAAAGAAGGAACTGCTGACTTTGGTTACAACGCGCGTGCTGACCGTTATGAAAACTTAATTTCTGCCGGTGTCATCGATCCAACTAAGGTGTCTCGTGTAGCGTTGGAAAACGCTGCTTCTGTTGCTTCCATGTTGTTGACAACAGAGTGTGTCCTTGCTGACGAAGCAGAAGAAAACCCTGTAGGTGCTGGTGCTCCTCCAATGGGTGGCGGTATGGGTGGTATGATGTAA
- a CDS encoding co-chaperone GroES, with protein MALSIKPIGDRVVVEAAPAEEKTASGLYIPDTAKEKPSQGTVVAVGTGKVDEPLTVKVGDKVLYGKYAGTEITYEGKEYLIMRESDIYAVI; from the coding sequence ATGGCATTAAGTATCAAACCTATCGGAGACAGAGTAGTAGTAGAGGCTGCTCCAGCAGAAGAAAAAACAGCTTCAGGGTTGTATATCCCCGATACAGCAAAAGAAAAACCATCTCAAGGTACAGTTGTTGCTGTAGGTACAGGTAAAGTTGACGAGCCGTTAACTGTAAAAGTTGGTGACAAAGTATTGTATGGTAAATATGCCGGTACTGAAATCACTTACGAAGGAAAAGAGTACTTAATTATGCGTGAGTCCGATATTTACGCAGTTATCTAA